Below is a window of Longimicrobium terrae DNA.
CACCGCGGAACTCGCCACCGGCGGATAACGACCGTTGCCGCGTTCGGACGGAGTTCGCCGCTGGCGGATACTGATCCGGCCGCGCGCATCACGAAGTTTGTGGCTGGCGGATACTGATCGGCGCCGCGCCGTCCCGGAGCGCGCGGCTGACGATCAGTTCCGCGCGGGCTGACGGGGTGCGCGCGGCAGAAAGAAGCTCAGCAGCGACACCGACGCGCCGCTCACGATCATCAGCCACCAGGTGTGGTGGAATCCGGTCATCGGGTTGGCAGAGGGATGGCTGGTGAAGGCCAGGACCAGCGCCACGCCCAGCGTCGCGCCCAGGTTGCGGACGGCCTGGTTGACCGCGGCGCCCGCGCCGTAGCTGTCGGACGGAAGGCCCTGCACGGAGACCGACGACAGCTGCGGCATGCACAGCGCAACGCCCAGCCCCGTAAGCAGAAGCGCGGGCAGATAGTGCGCGGGGGATCGCGGCGCGGTCGTGGCGGTCAGAAGCAGCAGGGCGGCGCCGGACGCCCACACCAGCCCGCCCGGCACCAGCAGCGCCCGCTGCCCCACCCGCCCCGCCAGCCGCCCGAACACCGGCGCCATCACCGCCACCACCAGCGGCCCGGCCGAGATCACCATCCCCGCCCGCAGGATGGGATACCGCCACACCTGGGTCAGAAAGAGCACGTTGCCCAGGAACATCGCCGAGAAGCCGGTCGAAAAGACCAGCATCGCCCAGTTGGCCAGGCGAAACGGGCGGGAGCGGAACAATCCCAGGTCGAACAGCGGGTTCTCCACCCGCCGGCACCGCTCGATGAAGGCGCCCAGCAGCAGCAGCGAGGCCGCGAACGCCGCCGCGAAGCGCACGCTTACCCACCCCCACTCCTCCGTCTGCACGACGGCGTAGGCGCTCAGCGCGAGCGAGGCCATCAGCAGCACGATGCTGGCGGCATCCGGAAAGCGACCCGGATTCTGCTCGCGCCCCTCCGGCAGCACGCGCATCCCCAGCAGCAGGCTGATGATGCCGACGGGAAGGTTGATGTAGAACGCCCACCGCCATCCCAGGTGCTCCACCACCACGGCGCCCAGCGTGGGCCCCAGCGCGCCCGCCACCGCGCCCACCGCGCTCCACACCGCCACCGCGAGCGGCACCCGGGCGCGCGGAAACGTCTGCAGCACCAGCGCGAGCGACGACGGCACCAGCGCCGCCGCGCCCACCGCCTGCAGCATTCGCGCAATCACCAGAACGCCGACCGTGGGCGCCGCGCCGCACAGCATGGAGGCCACGGTGAACACGACGACGCCGGCCAGAAACGTCCTCCGCCGCCCGATGCGGTCCGCCAGCCGCCCGGCGGGGATGAGCATGGCCGCAAAGACGATGGTGTACGCGTTCAGCACCCACGACAGCGCGGAGGTCCCGGCGCTGGCGAAGTCAGCGCCGATGGCGGCAAACGCGATGAACAGGATGGTCGTGTCGAGAAACACGGCGAACATGGCGAACGCCGTCGATACGAGCACGATCCACGGGTTGATGACGCGCGCCGCCCGCGAGTTTGGTTCGGCGACGGGCATCGCGGCGGCGTCCTGTGCGACCGCCGTCATGCGGGCCACACTCCGACGAGGCCGGCCAGCGCGCCGGCTTCCCCGCCGGTCGCGCGGCCACGTGTCGCGCCCACGCCTGCCCTCCCCCGTCCCGCGGCGGGCGGACGCACGCCTGCACGGCCTTCAGAACTCTCATCCCGCATCGTGGCTCCCGTGCTCGCGCGTCGGATTCCCCGGGTCAGCATCGCCCGGCAGTTTCATATGACGATTATCATATGATAGCCGTCATCTCTGGTCAAGCACGCTCGGGACGACAAGGCGCTCAGCACGGCGGCGCCGTTCGGGCGAGGTGTGCGGGTATCCCTGAGCGGATGAATCCGCCGCTCGAACAACGCGAAGCCCCGACTCGCGGCCGCTGGCGCGTCCACGATCGGGGCTGCTGCACGGGAGACGCGCGGGGACACGAGGCATGCTCGCCGGAACGAACGAAGCGCCCGGAGGCGGCTGCCTCCGGGCGCGTTGGCGTGAACGTCAGCGTG
It encodes the following:
- a CDS encoding MFS transporter, which encodes MTAVAQDAAAMPVAEPNSRAARVINPWIVLVSTAFAMFAVFLDTTILFIAFAAIGADFASAGTSALSWVLNAYTIVFAAMLIPAGRLADRIGRRRTFLAGVVVFTVASMLCGAAPTVGVLVIARMLQAVGAAALVPSSLALVLQTFPRARVPLAVAVWSAVGAVAGALGPTLGAVVVEHLGWRWAFYINLPVGIISLLLGMRVLPEGREQNPGRFPDAASIVLLMASLALSAYAVVQTEEWGWVSVRFAAAFAASLLLLGAFIERCRRVENPLFDLGLFRSRPFRLANWAMLVFSTGFSAMFLGNVLFLTQVWRYPILRAGMVISAGPLVVAVMAPVFGRLAGRVGQRALLVPGGLVWASGAALLLLTATTAPRSPAHYLPALLLTGLGVALCMPQLSSVSVQGLPSDSYGAGAAVNQAVRNLGATLGVALVLAFTSHPSANPMTGFHHTWWLMIVSGASVSLLSFFLPRAPRQPARN